Proteins found in one Oribacterium sp. oral taxon 102 genomic segment:
- a CDS encoding ribonuclease H1 domain-containing protein, which translates to MSKFYYAVRRGRTPGIYESWEECCQETGGFPAAVYKKFPSREEAERFLSEESSGASAAPLSPESEYTAIAYVDGSYHAAKGIYGYGVVLLFQSGSMLRFQGSGSDPELASMRNVAGEIHGAMRAVTEAERLGLHSLTICYDYMGIECWAEGSWKRNKAGTKAYYEFMQERKQRLALHFQKVKAHSGVEYNELADRLAKEAAGIL; encoded by the coding sequence ATGTCAAAGTTTTATTATGCTGTACGAAGGGGGAGAACCCCCGGAATATATGAGAGCTGGGAAGAATGCTGTCAGGAAACCGGCGGCTTCCCCGCCGCGGTCTATAAGAAGTTTCCATCCCGAGAGGAGGCGGAGCGCTTTCTCTCCGAGGAAAGCAGCGGTGCGTCCGCTGCGCCGCTCTCTCCGGAATCGGAATATACGGCGATCGCCTATGTCGACGGAAGCTATCACGCTGCTAAGGGGATCTACGGCTACGGTGTGGTTTTGCTCTTCCAAAGCGGCTCCATGCTCCGCTTTCAGGGCTCCGGCAGCGATCCGGAGCTCGCTTCCATGCGGAATGTCGCCGGAGAAATTCACGGCGCCATGCGCGCTGTCACAGAGGCGGAGCGGCTCGGGCTGCACTCCCTCACGATCTGCTACGACTATATGGGGATCGAATGCTGGGCGGAGGGAAGCTGGAAGCGGAACAAGGCGGGAACAAAGGCATATTACGAATTCATGCAGGAAAGGAAACAGCGCCTTGCCCTCCATTTTCAGAAGGTCAAGGCGCATTCCGGCGTAGAATATAATGAGCTGGCTGACCGTCTCGCGAAGGAAGCCGCCGGTATCCTGTAG
- a CDS encoding ABC transporter permease gives MNGLLASLLGAASQGLIWALMVLGVYISFKILDIPDMTTDGSFALGGCVCAMLLLAGTDPILAALAGAAAGGIAGAVTGILHTFFGIPAILAGILTQISLWSINLRIMEDKSNQSVNKIASIITFWADRFALTQSQASLIVGVIMVILIVGLMYWFFGTELGSALRATGNNEAMIRALGVNTNASKLLGLILANVLVGLSGALICQSTKYADVGMGTGAIVIGLAAIVIGEVLFGRVRNFGLKLLASAAGCVIYFAIRAIVLRLGMKPNDMKLLSALIVAAALCIPVAAEKWKAKRAYRESVSDRAEAEKKEDEPHA, from the coding sequence ATGAACGGTTTACTGGCATCCCTTCTGGGGGCGGCTTCACAGGGGCTGATCTGGGCACTGATGGTGCTCGGCGTATACATCAGCTTCAAGATTCTGGACATTCCGGATATGACGACTGACGGTTCCTTCGCACTCGGCGGCTGCGTCTGTGCGATGCTGCTGCTCGCAGGCACAGATCCGATCCTTGCTGCGCTTGCCGGTGCAGCTGCCGGGGGCATCGCGGGTGCGGTGACCGGCATCCTGCATACCTTTTTCGGGATTCCGGCGATTCTCGCGGGGATCCTGACGCAGATCTCGCTTTGGTCCATTAACCTCCGGATCATGGAGGACAAATCGAATCAGTCTGTCAATAAGATCGCGTCAATTATTACCTTCTGGGCGGACAGGTTTGCGCTGACCCAGTCGCAGGCATCGCTGATCGTCGGTGTTATTATGGTTATTCTGATTGTGGGACTGATGTACTGGTTCTTCGGGACGGAGCTTGGCTCGGCGCTCCGTGCAACCGGAAACAACGAGGCGATGATCCGGGCGCTCGGTGTGAACACGAACGCCTCGAAGCTGCTCGGACTCATCCTCGCCAATGTATTGGTCGGACTGTCCGGCGCGCTGATCTGCCAGTCTACGAAGTATGCCGACGTCGGAATGGGAACGGGTGCGATCGTGATCGGGCTCGCGGCGATCGTGATCGGAGAAGTGCTTTTCGGACGGGTGCGGAATTTCGGACTGAAGCTCCTTGCCTCGGCTGCAGGCTGCGTGATCTATTTCGCGATTCGCGCGATCGTGCTCCGCCTCGGCATGAAGCCGAACGATATGAAGCTGCTCTCGGCGCTGATTGTCGCGGCGGCGCTCTGCATTCCGGTCGCGGCAGAGAAGTGGAAAGCGAAGAGGGCGTACCGGGAAAGCGTTTCCGACAGGGCAGAGGCAGAGAAGAAGGAGGATGAGCCGCATGCTTAA
- a CDS encoding CobW family GTP-binding protein codes for MTKIDIISGFLGAGKTSFIQKLLAEALKTEKVVLIENEFGEIGIDGGFLKDAGIEIREMNQGCICCSLVGDFESSLREVVERYQPERILIEPSGVGKLSDIIGAVKSVSGKLDVELHAAVTVVDAKKAKLYSRNFGEFFNNQIKYAGTVVLSRTDIADGEKIDEAAEIVRAINPKATVITTPVQELGGAQLLEILSKPDTMEEEMLREVMERVHAHEHHHHEDAEHDGHEHHGDAEHAHGEHCGCGCHDTEHGKHHHEDAEHAHHHHAEHGGHEHHHHHDADEIFMSWSVETARPYDRAWLSDVLDRMANTEEFGTVVRAKGMLKTQEGPWMYFDLVPEQTEIREGSPDYTGRLVVIGASLREDALNALFKG; via the coding sequence ATGACAAAGATAGATATTATTTCCGGCTTCCTCGGCGCAGGCAAGACGAGCTTCATTCAGAAGCTGCTCGCGGAGGCACTGAAGACGGAGAAGGTGGTACTGATAGAGAATGAGTTCGGGGAGATCGGCATCGACGGCGGTTTCCTGAAGGATGCCGGCATTGAGATCCGGGAAATGAATCAGGGCTGCATCTGCTGCTCGCTGGTCGGGGACTTCGAGAGCTCTCTCCGGGAAGTGGTGGAGCGCTATCAGCCGGAGCGCATCCTCATTGAGCCGTCCGGCGTCGGCAAGCTGTCCGATATCATCGGCGCGGTGAAGAGCGTTTCCGGGAAGCTGGATGTGGAGCTGCATGCGGCGGTTACCGTCGTAGACGCGAAGAAGGCGAAGCTCTATTCCCGCAACTTCGGCGAGTTCTTCAATAATCAGATCAAGTACGCCGGTACGGTCGTGCTCTCCAGAACGGATATCGCGGATGGAGAGAAGATCGACGAGGCGGCAGAGATCGTGAGGGCGATAAACCCCAAGGCTACGGTGATTACGACACCGGTACAGGAGCTCGGCGGCGCCCAGCTTTTGGAGATCCTGAGTAAGCCGGATACGATGGAGGAGGAGATGCTCCGTGAGGTTATGGAGCGAGTGCATGCACACGAGCATCATCATCATGAGGATGCGGAGCATGATGGACACGAACATCATGGAGATGCGGAGCATGCGCATGGTGAGCATTGCGGCTGCGGCTGTCATGATACGGAGCATGGTAAGCATCATCATGAGGATGCAGAGCATGCGCATCATCACCATGCAGAGCATGGCGGACATGAACACCATCATCACCACGATGCGGATGAGATTTTCATGAGCTGGAGCGTGGAGACGGCGAGGCCCTATGACAGGGCATGGCTCTCGGATGTGCTCGACCGGATGGCAAATACGGAGGAGTTCGGCACAGTAGTCCGTGCGAAGGGGATGCTCAAGACGCAGGAGGGTCCGTGGATGTACTTCGATCTCGTCCCGGAGCAGACGGAGATCCGAGAGGGCAGCCCGGATTATACCGGCAGGCTGGTGGTCATCGGTGCTTCACTTCGCGAGGATGCGCTGAACGCACTGTTTAAGGGATAA
- a CDS encoding transporter substrate-binding domain-containing protein produces MKKLLAMVLSAACAVSALAGCGANPAPETKAESTADNAKAEESGADSGSAVRGKTFKIAIDQAFAPFSIQQDDGSYTGIDVDLIHAIAEQEGFTVELQPMDFSAIIPALVSGTIDGGLGSMSITDERKQTVDFSDSYYDSGLALVTKADSGITKLEDLEGKLLAVKEGTQGALWAEDNKDKYGFTISTLQDSASTAMAVRNGQADGLLEDFPVISYQIKIGEQEGLRVAVEAVNTPGGVGFSVNKGMNQDLLSAFNDGLSKLKADGSYDKILANYEG; encoded by the coding sequence ATGAAGAAGCTTCTGGCAATGGTACTTTCGGCAGCATGCGCAGTTTCCGCATTGGCAGGCTGCGGCGCAAATCCTGCGCCGGAGACGAAGGCGGAGAGCACGGCGGATAACGCGAAAGCAGAGGAGAGCGGAGCGGACAGCGGCTCCGCGGTACGCGGCAAGACCTTCAAGATTGCGATCGATCAGGCGTTCGCTCCGTTTTCGATTCAGCAGGACGACGGGAGCTATACAGGAATCGATGTGGATCTGATTCATGCGATCGCAGAGCAGGAGGGCTTTACCGTTGAGCTGCAGCCGATGGACTTCTCCGCGATCATTCCGGCTCTGGTCTCCGGAACGATTGACGGCGGACTCGGCTCCATGAGCATCACGGACGAGAGGAAGCAGACGGTGGACTTCTCGGATTCCTACTATGATTCGGGGCTCGCGCTGGTGACGAAGGCGGATTCGGGGATCACAAAGCTGGAGGATCTCGAGGGGAAGCTGCTTGCTGTCAAGGAGGGCACGCAGGGCGCGCTCTGGGCGGAGGACAACAAGGACAAGTACGGCTTCACGATCTCGACGCTGCAGGACTCCGCTTCTACCGCGATGGCGGTTCGGAACGGGCAGGCGGACGGGCTGCTTGAGGATTTCCCGGTGATCTCCTATCAGATCAAGATCGGGGAACAGGAGGGACTTCGGGTCGCGGTGGAGGCGGTCAATACGCCGGGCGGTGTCGGCTTCTCGGTTAATAAGGGGATGAATCAGGATCTGCTTTCCGCATTCAACGACGGACTTTCGAAGCTGAAGGCGGATGGAAGCTATGATAAGATTCTCGCAAATTATGAGGGCTGA
- a CDS encoding C40 family peptidase, with product MRIYRRYLLCLMAAALSLASAAAGYAGQWQQGKGRDSKKWWYNNLDGSYPKREWVWIDGDSDGIAECYYFDADGWLVTSSSVSGSRVDGSGAWVDSSGAVQTRSVSEGNVQTNGVNENSTGVIDLGSDLELGTEWEAEDPETGFSKGDAGKEAVEISVDLSSLRSFRSAAEKADGISEAESYGGPGSGGTAVISITTAPGVTLGTAPGAGSSVRRSAEAFGGVVGSSSDSMPRTAATELVNYARSFIGRLRYATAGESLETGADCSGFTQQVFRHFGISIPRDSRSQYAAAEKISVEDLRAGDLIFYGSSPSTIYHVGIYSGDGTLVHSTHSGDYVREHDAFYAKPYGYGRFAN from the coding sequence ATGAGAATCTACAGAAGATACCTGCTGTGCCTTATGGCAGCGGCATTGAGCCTTGCCTCGGCAGCGGCGGGATATGCCGGACAGTGGCAGCAGGGAAAGGGCAGAGACAGCAAAAAATGGTGGTACAATAATCTGGACGGGAGCTATCCGAAACGGGAGTGGGTCTGGATTGACGGCGATTCCGACGGTATTGCGGAGTGCTACTATTTCGACGCGGATGGCTGGCTTGTGACCTCTTCTTCGGTCAGCGGCAGCAGGGTGGACGGCAGCGGGGCATGGGTAGACAGTAGCGGTGCGGTGCAGACCCGGAGCGTGTCAGAGGGAAATGTGCAGACAAACGGGGTGAATGAGAACAGCACAGGCGTGATTGATCTCGGCTCGGATCTGGAGCTCGGCACAGAGTGGGAGGCAGAGGATCCGGAGACAGGTTTCTCCAAGGGGGACGCAGGAAAGGAAGCGGTGGAGATCTCGGTTGACCTGAGCAGTCTGAGGAGCTTCCGGAGTGCTGCGGAGAAGGCAGACGGCATATCTGAAGCGGAGAGCTATGGAGGACCGGGCTCCGGCGGAACGGCGGTGATTTCTATCACGACGGCTCCGGGGGTAACACTCGGCACAGCACCGGGAGCGGGAAGCAGCGTACGGCGTTCGGCAGAGGCGTTCGGAGGTGTAGTGGGCAGCAGCTCTGACAGTATGCCGCGCACGGCGGCGACAGAGCTCGTGAACTATGCCAGAAGCTTCATCGGCAGGCTGCGCTACGCGACCGCGGGGGAATCGCTGGAGACCGGCGCGGACTGCTCCGGCTTCACACAGCAGGTTTTCCGGCATTTCGGAATCTCGATCCCGAGAGATTCCCGCTCACAGTATGCAGCGGCGGAGAAGATCTCTGTGGAGGATCTGCGGGCAGGCGACTTGATTTTCTATGGCTCTTCCCCGTCCACGATCTACCATGTGGGGATCTATTCCGGAGACGGGACGCTGGTACACAGTACGCACAGCGGCGATTATGTGCGGGAGCATGACGCGTTCTATGCGAAGCCGTATGGCTACGGGAGATTCGCGAATTAG
- a CDS encoding TIGR03943 family putative permease subunit translates to MAASDNFDLEDGRLPVFLINGFLEAGKTEFIKFTMAQEYFRSEGTTLLLLCEEGEVEYPQEYLDKYHTVAVLIRDIRELNREYLSVLEAKHRPERILIEWNGMWNQDDLYDGPMSEKLLAAQQGREPEYEISLPASWVLYQTITIADGSTLSLHLNNGNMRAFLGQMLRNAELCIVNRCDGLSKEQLVDFRRKIRAMGQNAMLILENQEGEITQDALPEDLPYDLNACSIELRPEDYGIWFLDVMDNPERYLGKEVSFSAMVLKRKNMPKDEFIPGRMAMTCCAQDMSFLGYVCKAEPRMIEAFETRDWAKLTASIGMEERPEYHGEGPVLYLKSIARTGEIAEPVSF, encoded by the coding sequence ATGGCAGCAAGCGATAATTTCGACTTGGAGGACGGGCGGCTTCCGGTGTTTCTGATCAACGGCTTTCTGGAGGCTGGCAAGACCGAGTTCATCAAGTTTACGATGGCACAGGAGTATTTCCGTTCTGAGGGAACGACGCTGCTCCTGCTCTGTGAGGAGGGGGAGGTCGAGTACCCGCAGGAATATCTGGACAAGTATCATACCGTCGCAGTTCTGATCCGGGACATCCGGGAGCTGAACCGGGAGTACCTCTCGGTGTTGGAGGCGAAGCATCGGCCGGAGCGCATCCTGATCGAGTGGAACGGAATGTGGAACCAGGACGATCTCTATGACGGCCCTATGAGCGAGAAGCTCCTCGCCGCACAGCAGGGGAGAGAGCCGGAATACGAGATTTCTCTCCCTGCATCTTGGGTGCTCTATCAGACGATCACCATAGCTGACGGCTCTACGCTTTCCCTGCATCTGAATAACGGGAATATGCGTGCGTTTCTGGGGCAGATGCTTCGAAATGCGGAGCTCTGCATTGTCAACCGCTGTGACGGGCTGTCCAAGGAGCAGCTCGTGGACTTCCGCCGCAAGATACGCGCGATGGGACAGAACGCGATGCTGATTCTCGAGAATCAGGAGGGAGAGATCACGCAGGACGCGTTGCCGGAGGATCTTCCCTACGATCTGAATGCCTGCTCTATCGAGCTGAGACCGGAGGATTACGGAATCTGGTTCCTCGATGTGATGGACAATCCGGAGCGTTATCTCGGGAAGGAGGTCAGCTTCTCGGCAATGGTGCTGAAGCGGAAAAATATGCCGAAGGACGAATTTATTCCGGGGCGTATGGCGATGACCTGCTGCGCACAGGATATGAGCTTCCTCGGCTACGTCTGCAAGGCGGAGCCGAGAATGATCGAGGCGTTCGAGACGAGAGACTGGGCGAAGCTGACTGCTTCGATCGGCATGGAGGAGCGGCCGGAATATCATGGAGAGGGACCGGTGCTGTATCTGAAGAGCATTGCGCGAACCGGCGAGATCGCAGAACCGGTCAGCTTCTGA
- a CDS encoding HAD family hydrolase has protein sequence MSKAVKAVFFDLDGTLVNTLCSLRTAMNKTMAHFGFDPITEEQTRRYVGCGSRVFVEKSLQATADRLYREAESWEKKDEDRAFELDQQADEVMAELDAAYAYYASIFPENCTYRAEAYPGMPDCLRALRTQGIRIACITNKPLDAARLVLDSAFGESFFDYLSADDGTHPLKPDAGVVRDACVKLQVEPSDCVFVGDTGTDIETARNAGIASIGCVYGFRGRAELERYGATVCVDNAAEILPALRGIVS, from the coding sequence ATGTCAAAGGCAGTGAAGGCAGTTTTTTTTGATCTGGACGGCACGCTGGTGAATACGCTGTGCAGTCTCCGGACGGCTATGAATAAAACGATGGCGCATTTCGGTTTCGACCCGATCACAGAGGAGCAGACACGGCGCTATGTGGGCTGCGGTTCCCGGGTTTTCGTGGAGAAATCCCTGCAGGCGACCGCAGACCGCCTTTACCGGGAGGCGGAGAGCTGGGAGAAGAAGGATGAGGATCGTGCCTTCGAGCTGGATCAGCAGGCGGATGAGGTAATGGCGGAGCTGGACGCGGCATATGCATATTATGCTTCGATTTTTCCGGAGAACTGCACCTACCGTGCCGAGGCGTATCCGGGAATGCCGGACTGCCTCAGGGCACTGCGGACACAGGGCATCCGGATCGCCTGCATTACGAACAAGCCGCTGGACGCGGCACGGCTCGTACTGGACAGCGCCTTCGGCGAGTCCTTTTTTGACTATTTGTCGGCAGACGACGGGACGCATCCGCTGAAGCCGGATGCGGGTGTAGTGCGGGATGCCTGTGTGAAATTGCAGGTAGAGCCGTCTGACTGTGTCTTTGTCGGCGATACCGGAACCGATATCGAAACGGCGAGGAATGCCGGCATTGCCTCCATTGGCTGCGTCTACGGCTTCCGCGGACGGGCAGAGCTTGAGAGGTACGGCGCGACGGTCTGCGTGGACAACGCGGCCGAGATTCTCCCGGCGCTTAGGGGGATTGTGAGTTGA
- a CDS encoding amino acid ABC transporter permease produces the protein MFDYFSMFVRYLPRLLEGLRLTLLIAVFGILIAIVLGVLVCIFSISKQPLLNRIANLYITIIRGIPLMILALFLYFGVIKNALPLLVSASLILGLNASAYMAEIFRAGIQAIDYGQMEAARSLGLSYAQTMRKIILPQAVKIMIPSLMNQFITTLKDTAILSAISVNELTMSAKTIIARNYKAFELYSYAAILYIVLITLLTLLSKYVERRLSYDRR, from the coding sequence ATGTTTGATTATTTCAGTATGTTCGTCCGGTACCTTCCGAGGCTTTTAGAGGGTCTTAGGCTGACGCTGCTGATTGCGGTATTCGGCATTCTGATCGCCATCGTGCTGGGGGTGCTGGTCTGTATTTTCTCCATTTCGAAGCAGCCGCTGCTGAACCGCATCGCGAATCTATACATTACGATTATTCGCGGGATACCGCTGATGATTCTGGCGCTTTTTCTCTACTTCGGCGTCATCAAGAACGCACTCCCGCTGCTGGTTTCGGCATCGCTGATTCTCGGGCTTAACGCCAGCGCGTATATGGCGGAGATTTTCCGCGCCGGGATACAGGCGATCGATTACGGACAGATGGAGGCGGCGCGTTCGCTGGGGCTCAGCTATGCGCAGACGATGCGGAAGATCATCCTGCCGCAGGCGGTGAAAATCATGATTCCGTCCCTGATGAATCAGTTTATCACGACGCTGAAGGACACGGCGATCCTTTCGGCTATTTCGGTGAATGAGCTGACGATGAGTGCCAAGACCATCATTGCGAGAAATTACAAGGCGTTCGAGCTGTACAGCTATGCCGCGATCCTCTACATTGTCCTGATTACGCTGCTGACGCTGCTCAGCAAATATGTGGAGCGGAGACTAAGCTATGACAGGAGGTGA
- a CDS encoding cytidylate kinase-like family protein, with protein sequence MTEQKPFTVCIARQSGAKGHEIGKQLSRRLGIRFYDKELLDRAARKTGIDTEFISRHDETVERGFLAPLLDLTSSADSMGDRLFRQEMQLIRDLHSRERCVIIGRLSDYILRNEDNVLNVYIYAPEDYRVENIMTQNSIERREARRLIREKDAARESYYRFYSMNHWTQQKGKDLMLDSESFGVEGCVEILSAAVRSRFGAPEKR encoded by the coding sequence ATGACAGAACAGAAACCCTTTACGGTGTGTATCGCCCGGCAGTCGGGCGCGAAGGGACATGAGATCGGGAAGCAGCTTTCCCGGCGTCTGGGAATCCGTTTCTACGACAAGGAGCTGCTGGATCGTGCCGCGCGGAAGACCGGAATCGATACGGAGTTTATCAGCAGGCACGATGAAACGGTGGAGCGCGGCTTCCTCGCACCGCTCCTCGACCTGACGAGCAGCGCGGACAGCATGGGGGACAGGCTCTTCCGGCAGGAAATGCAGCTGATCCGGGATCTTCACAGCAGGGAGCGCTGCGTCATTATCGGCCGTCTCTCGGACTATATTCTCCGGAATGAAGATAATGTGCTGAATGTCTACATCTACGCACCGGAGGATTACCGCGTCGAGAATATCATGACGCAGAACAGCATTGAACGGCGGGAAGCACGGCGGCTGATTCGAGAAAAGGACGCGGCACGTGAGAGCTATTACCGCTTCTATTCCATGAATCACTGGACGCAGCAGAAGGGAAAAGATCTCATGCTGGACTCCGAGAGCTTCGGCGTCGAGGGCTGTGTCGAGATTTTGTCTGCGGCGGTGCGGAGCCGCTTCGGGGCTCCGGAGAAGCGTTGA
- a CDS encoding ABC transporter substrate-binding protein, which translates to MKCRKLTALAAAAMVCSLAACGTSAASKAAGTESSIEESITTGNGAESVESAAADERVYRIGVLQFVQHAALDRANEGFAAALDEAGILYELDQQNASGEQSTCQTIAEKFVNDRVDLIYAIATPAAQAAAAATEDIPIVLSAVTDPEGSGLVESNAAPGGNVTGASDLTPVKEQIDLLRRILPDAKNVGILFCTAEANSEIQAEMARKALDDAGISHADYTVSGSNEIQTVVESMIGKVDAIYIPTDNTIAAGMATVAQVANDNSIPTICGEENMVSEGGLATYGIDYFRHGMLAGKQAAEILKNGKKPASLPIAYGEASDMKLTVNEETAKLLGIDVSGLK; encoded by the coding sequence ATGAAGTGCAGGAAGCTCACAGCACTGGCAGCGGCAGCAATGGTATGCAGCCTTGCGGCATGCGGTACATCCGCAGCGTCGAAGGCAGCAGGAACGGAAAGCAGTATTGAAGAGAGTATAACGACAGGAAACGGCGCGGAGAGCGTGGAAAGCGCGGCGGCAGATGAGAGAGTCTACCGGATCGGTGTGCTCCAGTTCGTGCAGCATGCGGCGTTGGACAGGGCGAACGAGGGCTTTGCGGCGGCACTGGACGAGGCAGGGATCCTGTATGAGCTGGATCAGCAGAATGCTTCGGGAGAACAGTCGACCTGTCAGACCATTGCGGAGAAGTTTGTCAACGACAGGGTGGATCTGATCTATGCGATCGCAACGCCGGCGGCACAGGCGGCGGCAGCGGCAACGGAGGATATCCCGATCGTGCTTTCTGCGGTGACCGATCCGGAGGGCTCCGGACTCGTAGAGAGCAATGCAGCTCCGGGCGGGAATGTGACCGGCGCTTCCGATCTTACGCCGGTCAAGGAGCAGATCGACCTGCTTCGCCGTATCCTTCCGGATGCGAAGAATGTCGGCATCCTGTTCTGCACCGCGGAGGCGAATTCGGAGATTCAGGCAGAGATGGCGAGGAAGGCACTGGACGACGCAGGTATTTCACATGCGGACTATACGGTGTCCGGCTCTAACGAGATCCAGACGGTCGTGGAGTCCATGATCGGCAAGGTGGACGCGATCTACATTCCGACAGACAATACAATCGCGGCGGGGATGGCGACAGTGGCGCAGGTCGCGAACGACAACAGTATTCCAACGATCTGCGGAGAGGAGAATATGGTGTCGGAGGGAGGTCTCGCTACCTACGGCATCGACTACTTCCGGCATGGCATGCTCGCAGGAAAACAGGCGGCAGAGATTCTGAAGAACGGCAAAAAGCCGGCGTCGCTTCCGATCGCCTATGGAGAGGCTTCCGATATGAAGCTGACAGTTAATGAGGAGACTGCGAAGCTCCTCGGCATCGACGTTTCCGGACTCAAGTAG
- a CDS encoding ABC transporter ATP-binding protein produces the protein MLKIKNVRKTFNIGTVNEKRALQGIDLTLQDGDFVTIIGGNGAGKSTLLNMIAGAYPVDSGIIEINEKNITKMPEHLRAKYIGRVFQDPMKGTAADMQIEENMALAFRRGERRRLRWAVTRREREFYKDALERLGLGLQARMSSKVGLLSGGQRQALTLLMATLRRPQLLLLDEHTAALDPKTASKVLSLTREIVEEEQLTAMMVTHNMHDAITIGNRLIMMDNGRIIYDVAGEEKKRLRVEDLLRKFEEASGGAFSNDRMMLAK, from the coding sequence ATGCTTAAAATCAAAAATGTCCGGAAGACCTTCAATATCGGCACTGTCAATGAAAAAAGGGCGCTGCAGGGTATAGACCTTACGCTGCAGGATGGAGATTTCGTGACCATTATCGGCGGAAACGGCGCGGGCAAATCTACACTTCTCAATATGATCGCCGGCGCATATCCGGTGGATTCCGGCATCATCGAGATCAATGAGAAAAACATCACCAAAATGCCGGAGCATCTGCGTGCGAAGTACATCGGGCGCGTCTTTCAGGATCCGATGAAGGGCACGGCGGCGGATATGCAGATCGAGGAGAATATGGCACTTGCCTTCCGGAGAGGGGAGCGGCGCAGGCTTCGCTGGGCGGTCACAAGGCGGGAGCGGGAATTCTATAAGGATGCGCTGGAGCGGCTCGGGCTCGGGCTGCAGGCACGGATGAGCTCGAAGGTAGGGCTCCTGTCGGGCGGACAGCGGCAGGCGCTGACGCTTCTGATGGCGACGCTTCGGCGTCCGCAGCTCCTGCTTCTTGACGAGCATACGGCGGCGCTGGATCCGAAGACTGCCTCCAAGGTGCTCAGCCTGACCCGGGAGATCGTGGAGGAGGAGCAGCTGACGGCAATGATGGTCACTCACAATATGCACGATGCGATCACGATCGGCAACCGCCTGATTATGATGGACAATGGCAGGATCATTTATGATGTGGCGGGAGAAGAGAAAAAGAGGCTCCGGGTAGAGGATCTGCTCCGGAAATTTGAGGAGGCATCCGGCGGCGCCTTTTCCAACGACCGCATGATGCTGGCGAAATAA
- a CDS encoding amino acid ABC transporter ATP-binding protein translates to MTGGEEMAAEEIISVRGLHKVFGELEVLRDISFTVKEGEVVCIIGPSGSGKSTLLRCLNRLEETQGGEIRVLGQELSALKDINKYRENIGMVFQHFNLFPNYTVLENLTLAPVLLKKLDKGAAQEKAGELLRTVGLYERRDAYPVTLSGGQKQRVAIARALCMNPRILLFDEPTSALDPEMVGEVLDVMKRLARQGMTMLVVTHEMGFAREVADRVVFMEDGYIVEDAPPEELFTNPKSERLRSFLSSVL, encoded by the coding sequence ATGACAGGAGGTGAGGAGATGGCGGCGGAAGAGATCATTTCGGTAAGGGGTCTGCATAAGGTCTTCGGAGAGCTGGAGGTTCTTCGGGATATCAGCTTCACCGTAAAGGAGGGTGAGGTCGTCTGCATCATCGGGCCCTCCGGCTCGGGGAAGTCCACCCTGCTCCGCTGCCTGAACAGGCTGGAGGAGACGCAGGGGGGAGAGATCCGGGTGCTGGGGCAGGAGCTCTCGGCGCTTAAGGACATCAATAAATATCGTGAGAATATCGGAATGGTATTCCAGCATTTCAACCTTTTCCCGAATTATACGGTGCTGGAAAATCTGACGCTGGCACCGGTGCTGCTGAAAAAGCTTGACAAAGGCGCGGCGCAGGAGAAGGCGGGGGAACTGCTCCGTACGGTCGGGCTGTATGAGCGGCGGGATGCCTATCCGGTGACACTGTCCGGCGGACAGAAGCAGAGGGTCGCGATTGCCCGGGCGCTCTGCATGAATCCGCGCATCCTGCTTTTCGATGAGCCTACCTCGGCGCTGGATCCGGAGATGGTCGGCGAGGTGCTGGACGTCATGAAGCGGCTGGCGCGGCAGGGCATGACCATGCTGGTGGTCACGCATGAGATGGGCTTTGCCAGAGAGGTGGCGGATCGGGTGGTTTTCATGGAGGACGGTTATATCGTAGAGGACGCTCCCCCGGAGGAGCTGTTTACGAATCCGAAGTCGGAGCGGCTCAGGAGCTTCCTCTCCAGTGTGCTCTGA